One Comamonas endophytica DNA window includes the following coding sequences:
- a CDS encoding DNA-3-methyladenine glycosylase family protein, with the protein MPPACATPTGWHLPLPTDFRSQDFLAFHARDREALAERVGPASLCKGLLWRGQPACLQMDFTPGAAQVQWQVAPGQRTPAAQEVLPLVQRMLGLAQDVAAFEARWAAHPQLGPLIARQPGLRVPVTATPFEALAWAIMGQQISVAAALSLRRRVILAAGLRHESGLYCHPQAAQLLALGSERLRAAGLSQSKAQSLLAVSEAVQSGALPLDAWALLPQPPAAEIHAALLAIKGIGPWTVSYALLRGFGWLDGSLHGDVAVRRGIAQLLQADVDQRRAQAWLAPFAPWRALVAAHLWAMLAMNA; encoded by the coding sequence ATGCCGCCTGCCTGCGCCACGCCTACGGGTTGGCATCTGCCTTTGCCGACGGATTTCCGCTCCCAGGACTTCCTGGCCTTCCATGCACGTGACCGCGAGGCGCTGGCCGAGCGGGTCGGACCGGCGTCGCTGTGCAAGGGCCTGCTCTGGCGCGGGCAGCCGGCCTGCCTGCAGATGGACTTCACGCCGGGTGCGGCGCAGGTGCAATGGCAGGTGGCGCCAGGGCAACGGACGCCGGCCGCGCAGGAAGTGCTGCCCCTGGTGCAGCGCATGCTGGGCCTGGCGCAGGATGTGGCGGCTTTCGAGGCGCGGTGGGCCGCGCATCCACAGCTCGGGCCCTTGATCGCGCGGCAGCCGGGTCTGCGCGTTCCGGTCACGGCCACGCCCTTCGAGGCGCTGGCCTGGGCCATCATGGGCCAGCAGATCAGCGTGGCGGCAGCGCTTTCGCTGCGCCGGCGGGTGATTCTCGCCGCCGGCCTGCGCCATGAAAGCGGGCTGTACTGTCATCCGCAAGCCGCGCAGCTGCTGGCGCTGGGCAGCGAGCGGCTGCGCGCGGCGGGGCTGTCGCAATCCAAGGCCCAGAGCCTGCTGGCGGTGTCCGAGGCGGTGCAATCCGGCGCCTTGCCGCTGGACGCCTGGGCGCTTTTGCCGCAACCGCCCGCGGCCGAGATCCACGCCGCGCTGCTGGCCATCAAGGGCATCGGCCCGTGGACCGTGAGCTATGCGCTGCTGCGCGGCTTCGGCTGGCTCGATGGCTCGCTGCATGGCGACGTGGCGGTGCGCCGCGGCATTGCGCAGTTGCTGCAGGCCGATGTGGACCAGCGGCGTGCGCAAGCCTGGCTGGCGCCGTTTGCGCCCTGGCGCGCGCTGGTGGCGGCGCATCTGTGGGCGATGCTGGCGATGAACGCCTGA
- the kynU gene encoding kynureninase, which yields MTPTLQDCRERDALEPLRPLRDLFALPEGRIYLDGNSLGATPKATAARMADVVQREWSQELIASWNQAGWVDLPQRLGNQFAPWLGARQGELVFTDTTSINLFKVLSAAARIAAEDGPARRKLLTERSNFPTDLYIAESVCAQHGLELVLLEPEQILGALDDETAIVLLTHVNYRTGAMHDMEGLTAAAHARGIVCVWDLCHSAGAVPIDLHGADADFAVGCGYKYLNGGPGAPAFVWAHPRVVNRCAQPLAGWFGHAAPFRFTPGYAPAEGIDRYLCGTPPILGLSALQCGLDVFSAAELLGGMAALRAKSLALTDLFIALVEQRCAGHGLTLVTPRAHDRRGSQVCFARDGGGACAVVQALIARGVIGDFREGDGGLHQDILRFGFTPLYVGFEEVWHAVEQLRQVLESGEWREARFHQRPKVT from the coding sequence TACCTCGATGGCAATTCTCTGGGCGCGACGCCCAAGGCCACGGCCGCGCGCATGGCCGACGTGGTGCAGCGCGAATGGTCGCAGGAGCTGATCGCCTCGTGGAACCAGGCTGGTTGGGTCGATCTGCCGCAGCGCCTGGGCAACCAGTTCGCGCCCTGGCTGGGCGCGCGCCAGGGCGAGCTGGTGTTCACCGACACCACCTCGATCAACCTGTTCAAGGTGCTCAGCGCCGCGGCGCGCATTGCGGCCGAGGACGGCCCGGCGCGCAGGAAACTGCTGACCGAGCGCAGCAACTTTCCGACCGACCTGTATATCGCCGAGTCGGTCTGCGCGCAGCATGGGCTGGAGCTGGTGCTGCTCGAGCCGGAGCAAATCCTTGGCGCGCTCGATGACGAAACCGCCATCGTGCTGCTGACCCATGTGAACTACCGCACCGGCGCCATGCACGACATGGAAGGGCTCACGGCCGCTGCCCATGCGCGCGGCATTGTCTGCGTCTGGGACCTGTGCCACAGCGCGGGCGCGGTGCCCATCGACCTGCATGGGGCCGACGCCGATTTCGCCGTCGGCTGCGGCTACAAATACCTCAACGGCGGCCCGGGCGCGCCGGCCTTTGTCTGGGCCCATCCGCGCGTCGTGAACCGCTGCGCGCAGCCGCTGGCGGGCTGGTTCGGGCATGCGGCGCCCTTCCGGTTTACGCCCGGCTACGCCCCGGCCGAGGGCATTGACCGCTATCTGTGTGGCACTCCGCCTATCCTCGGCTTGTCGGCGCTGCAATGCGGGCTCGATGTGTTCAGCGCGGCCGAGCTGCTTGGCGGCATGGCGGCGCTGCGCGCCAAGTCGCTGGCGCTGACCGATCTGTTCATCGCGCTGGTCGAGCAGCGCTGCGCGGGCCATGGCTTGACGCTGGTGACGCCACGCGCGCATGACAGGCGCGGCTCGCAGGTCTGCTTCGCGCGCGATGGCGGCGGCGCCTGCGCCGTGGTCCAGGCGCTGATCGCACGCGGCGTGATCGGCGACTTCCGCGAGGGCGACGGCGGCCTGCACCAGGACATCCTGCGCTTTGGCTTCACGCCGCTGTATGTGGGTTTCGAGGAGGTCTGGCACGCGGTGGAGCAGCTGCGCCAGGTGCTGGAAAGCGGCGAATGGCGCGAAGCCCGTTTCCATCAGCGCCCGAAAGTCACCTGA